From Echeneis naucrates chromosome 7, fEcheNa1.1, whole genome shotgun sequence, one genomic window encodes:
- the LOC115045869 gene encoding ADP-ribosylation factor-like protein 8A codes for MIALINKLLDWFKALFWKEEMELTLVGLQYSGKTTFVNVIASGQFSEDMIPTVGFNMRKITKGNVTIKLWDIGGQPRFRSMWERYCRGVSAIVYMVDAADPEKIEASKNELHNLLDKPQLQGIPVLVLGNKRDLPGALDEKELIERMNLSAIQDREICCYSISCKEKDNIDITLQWLIQHSRTKRSS; via the exons ATGATAGCGCTAATTAACAAGCTGTTGGACTGGTTCAAGGCGCTTTTCtggaaggaggagatggagctgaCCCTGGTGGGGCTGCAGTACTCCGGGAAAACCACCTTCGTCAACGTGATAGCG tccGGGCAGTTCAGTGAAGACATGATTCCTACAGTCGGATTCAACATGAGGAAGATCACTAAGGGCAACGTCACCATCAAG tTGTGGGATATCGGCGGTCAGCCTCGTTTCAGGAGCATGTGGGAGCGTTACTGTCGAGGAGTCAGCGCCATTGT TTACATGGTGGATGCAGCAGACCCAGAGAAGATCGAAGCCTCCAAGAACGAACTCCACAACCTGCTGGACAAACCGCAGCTGCAGGGGATCCCT gTTTTGGTTCTGGGCAATAAGAGGGACCTACCAGGAGCTCTGGACGAGAAGGAGCTCATAGAGAGGAT GAACCTGTCGGCCATCCAGGACAGAGAGATCTGCTGCTACTCCATCTCCTGCAAGGAGAAAGACAACATCG acatCACTCTCCAATGGTTGATCCAACACTCCAGGACTAAGAGGAGTTCCTGA
- the LOC115045862 gene encoding tyrosine-protein phosphatase non-receptor type 7 has translation MSMSAVSSASPPAEDPTTPPPMTTPPRKASVRLQERRGSNLSLLLDMNSLGVEPVCSVSTPKEVWLQQLHTSTRSLTHTLLQQAALDLDTLNVEYQKIPLNYVSAAELDVPGHTMKDRYKTILPNPESRVILKSPKEEAGPDRYINANYMRGYKGTPRAYIATQGPMVHTVGDFWDMVWQERSSIIVMVTRLKENNEKCEPYWPQLTDRTMTVREEEEDEDEEDRETSRFGRFLLRARDSREKDGFTVTDMEIQLCSERRPVRHYWFTSWPDHHIPQCTAPLLRLVEEVETYRKSLLPTSPQPITDCDSGPGPIIVHCSAGIGRTGCFIASSIGCQQLRETNQVDILETVCQLRLDRGGMIQTIEQYQFLYSTLAQYSRQLHQNQQNQNQTNTLQQNQHNPEDHVSIQLQNLQLVNTQNQRN, from the exons ATGAGTATGTCAGCAGTGAGCTCAGCCTCCCCTCCTGCTGAGGACCCAACCACGCCGCCACCCATGACCACGCCCCCTCGCAAAGCCTCAGTCCGCCTGCAGGAGAG GCGTGGCTCAAACCTGTCACTGCTATTGGACATGAACAGTCTGGGGGTGGAGCCCGTCTGCTCTGTCTCCACCCCCAAGGAGGTGTGGCTCCAGCAGCTTCACACCTCCACCcgctcgctcacacacacactgctgcagcagGCGGCTTTGGACCTGGACACACTGAATGTGGAGTATCAG AAGATACCTCTGAACTATGTGAGCGCTGCAGAGCTGGACGTCCCAGGACACACGATGAAAGACAGATATAAAACCATCCTGCCCA aCCCTGAAAGTCGGGTGATCCTGAAGAGCCCAAAGGAAGAGGCGGGGCCAGACCGCTACATCAACGCCAACTACATGAGG ggcTACAAAGGAACCCCGAGGGCCTACATCGCCACCCAAGGGCCGATGGTGCACACTGTGGGCGACTTCTGGGACATGGTGTGGCAGGAGAGGAGCAGCATCATCGTCATGGTTACCAGGCTAAAGGAGAACAACGAG AAATGTGAGCCGTACTGGCCTCAGCTGACAGACCGGACGATGACggtgagggaggaagaggaggacgaagaCGAAGAGGATAGAGAGACGAGTCGATTCGGCAGATTCCTCCTCAGAGCGAGAGACAGCCGAGAGAAAGACGGGTTCACGGTCACGGACATGGAGATCCAG ctgtGTTCGGAACGTCGACCTGTCCGCCACTACTGGTTCACCTCTTGGCCTGATCACcatatcccacaatgcaccgcTCCTCTGCTAaggctggtggaggaggtggagacgTACAGAAAGTCCCTCCTACCGACCAGccctcagccaatcacagactgTGACTCCGGCCCCGGACCAATCATCGTCCACTGCAG tgcAGGTATAGGTCGGACAGGTTGTTTCATAGCCAGCAGCATCGGCtgtcagcagctcagagagaCGAATCAGGTTGACATCCTGGAGACGGTTTGTCAGCTCCGACTCGACAG GGGGGGTATGATCCAGACCATCGAGCAGTACCAGTTCCTGTACTCCACTCTGGCCCAGTACAGCAGACAGCTACATCAAAACCAG CAAAACCAGAACCAGACTAACACACTGCAACAGAACCAGCACAATCCAGAGGACCACGTGAGCATACAGCTGCAAAACCTCCAGCTGGTAAACACGCAGAACCAGAGGAACTGA